The Providencia sp. PROV188 genome includes a region encoding these proteins:
- the rph gene encoding ribonuclease PH, translated as MRPAGRLADQMRPIKITRNYTKHAEGSVLIEFGDTKVLCNATVEEGVPRFLKGQGQGWVTAEYGMLPRATNSRNQREAAKGKQTGRTMEIQRLIARSLRAAVDLKKLGEHTITLDCDVIQADGGTRTAAISGACVALVDALNNMVAQGKLAKSPLKSMVAAVSVGIVNQEALCDLEYVEDSAAETDMNVVMMDDGRMIEVQGTAEGEPFSHEELLALLALAKTGLDTIFEAQREALK; from the coding sequence ATGCGCCCAGCAGGTAGATTAGCAGACCAGATGCGCCCAATAAAAATTACGCGCAATTATACAAAGCATGCGGAAGGCTCTGTTCTTATTGAGTTTGGCGACACTAAGGTGTTATGTAACGCGACTGTTGAAGAGGGTGTTCCTCGTTTCTTAAAAGGTCAGGGGCAAGGTTGGGTAACCGCAGAATATGGTATGTTACCTCGCGCAACAAACTCCCGTAACCAACGTGAAGCGGCAAAAGGGAAACAAACCGGTCGTACTATGGAAATTCAACGACTGATCGCACGTTCATTACGTGCGGCGGTTGACCTGAAAAAACTTGGCGAGCATACCATTACGTTGGACTGCGATGTTATCCAAGCGGATGGCGGTACACGTACTGCAGCGATCTCAGGCGCGTGTGTTGCATTGGTTGATGCACTGAACAACATGGTTGCTCAAGGCAAATTAGCGAAAAGCCCTCTGAAATCCATGGTTGCTGCGGTGTCTGTTGGTATCGTTAATCAAGAAGCGCTGTGTGACCTGGAGTATGTTGAAGATTCTGCTGCAGAAACGGATATGAACGTCGTGATGATGGATGATGGCCGAATGATTGAGGTACAAGGTACCGCAGAAGGCGAACCGTTCAGTCATGAAGAGCTTTTAGCTCTTCTAGCATTAGCGAAAACGGGGCTAGACACCATTTTCGAAGCTCAGCGAGAAGCGCTGAAATAG
- a CDS encoding purine-nucleoside phosphorylase, with the protein MHNTKDILESLSFIQSRTDMKPTVGIILGSGLGPFADTLENAVHIPYSEVPHFAKSEAVGHANELVIGTIAGKTVVAMKGRFHYYEGFSLDQVTFPVRLMKALGVEKLIITNACGAVNTDFNPGDLMVITDHINLTANNPLMGPNNPELGVRFLDVSEVYNKELRQTILDVAKEQGVSLRQGVYAWWTGPTYETPAEIRMIRTLGADAVGMSTVPEALVAHHSQIKTVGISCLTNMACGILEQPLSHDEVIETAEKVKATFLKLVTGVIERF; encoded by the coding sequence ATGCACAACACCAAAGATATCTTAGAAAGCTTAAGTTTTATCCAATCTCGTACGGATATGAAGCCTACTGTTGGGATCATTTTAGGGTCTGGATTAGGCCCATTTGCTGATACGTTAGAAAATGCGGTGCATATTCCTTATAGCGAAGTACCCCATTTTGCGAAGTCTGAGGCAGTAGGTCACGCGAACGAGTTAGTGATCGGGACGATTGCAGGCAAAACTGTGGTGGCGATGAAAGGTCGTTTCCACTATTACGAAGGTTTTTCTCTGGATCAAGTGACGTTCCCTGTGCGTTTAATGAAAGCGCTGGGTGTGGAAAAATTGATCATTACCAACGCCTGCGGTGCGGTGAATACGGACTTTAACCCGGGCGATCTGATGGTTATCACTGATCATATTAACCTAACGGCGAATAACCCATTAATGGGGCCAAATAATCCAGAGCTGGGCGTACGTTTCCTTGATGTCAGCGAAGTGTACAACAAAGAGCTGCGCCAAACGATTTTGGATGTCGCGAAGGAGCAAGGTGTGTCTCTGCGCCAAGGCGTGTACGCATGGTGGACGGGTCCAACTTATGAAACGCCAGCCGAAATTCGTATGATCAGAACTCTCGGGGCTGATGCTGTGGGTATGTCGACAGTACCTGAAGCGCTGGTGGCTCACCATTCTCAGATTAAAACAGTCGGTATCTCCTGCCTGACCAACATGGCATGCGGCATTTTAGAACAGCCTTTAAGCCATGATGAAGTGATTGAAACGGCAGAAAAAGTGAAGGCAACCTTCTTAAAATTAGTGACGGGTGTGATTGAACGCTTCTAA
- a CDS encoding nucleoside permease, producing MNIKSRLKVMLFLQYFVWGSWLVTLGAYMMKTLDFSGAEVGMVYSSKGIAAILMPGLIGIIADKYIPANRLYMLCHIICAGSLFYAATVADPSVMFWAMLINAMAFMPTIALSNTISYSSLSQYQLDSVANFPPIRVFGTVGFIAAMWSISLLKFELSSMQLYVAGSCSLLLAMYSLTLPKMAVNKQAITTSWMSKLGLDALVLFKKPIMAVFFLFAMLLGAVLQITNTFGSPFLHDFARNPLYQDSLIVQYPSILLSVSQMAEVAFILAIPFFLKRYGIKTVMLLSMLAWTLRFGFFAFGDPSTIGLMFLIMSMIVYGCAFDFFNISGSIFIEQEVDHRMRASAQGLFMTMVNGVGAYFGAILSGLVVDYFSVDGVKDWQSIWLVFSSYTVILAVIFYFSFHYKHQREKPLEMAKAG from the coding sequence ATGAATATTAAGTCTCGTTTAAAGGTCATGCTTTTTCTGCAATATTTTGTTTGGGGAAGTTGGCTGGTGACATTGGGTGCCTACATGATGAAAACCTTGGATTTTTCAGGGGCTGAAGTCGGTATGGTGTACAGCTCGAAAGGGATTGCCGCTATTTTGATGCCCGGATTAATCGGCATCATTGCGGATAAATATATCCCTGCAAACCGTCTGTATATGCTTTGCCATATTATTTGTGCCGGTTCGTTGTTTTACGCTGCGACGGTGGCGGATCCTTCAGTGATGTTCTGGGCAATGCTAATCAATGCAATGGCGTTTATGCCGACTATCGCCTTGTCGAACACCATTAGCTACTCATCGCTAAGTCAGTATCAGCTAGACTCTGTTGCCAATTTCCCGCCAATTCGTGTCTTTGGTACCGTAGGGTTTATTGCAGCGATGTGGAGTATTAGCTTACTGAAATTTGAGTTGAGCAGTATGCAGCTGTATGTGGCGGGAAGTTGCTCGTTGCTGCTCGCGATGTATTCCCTGACATTACCAAAAATGGCGGTAAATAAGCAGGCTATCACCACCAGTTGGATGAGCAAGCTTGGGTTAGATGCCTTGGTGTTGTTCAAAAAGCCGATTATGGCGGTATTTTTTCTGTTTGCGATGCTACTGGGTGCGGTTCTGCAAATTACCAATACGTTTGGTAGCCCGTTCTTGCATGATTTTGCGCGTAATCCGCTGTATCAAGACAGTTTGATTGTTCAGTATCCGTCGATTTTGCTGTCAGTTTCCCAAATGGCGGAAGTGGCGTTTATTCTCGCTATCCCATTCTTTTTAAAGCGTTATGGTATTAAAACCGTCATGCTGCTCAGTATGTTGGCATGGACATTGCGATTCGGTTTCTTTGCCTTCGGTGACCCATCGACTATCGGTTTGATGTTCTTAATTATGTCGATGATTGTGTATGGCTGTGCGTTCGATTTCTTTAATATTTCCGGTTCTATTTTTATTGAGCAGGAAGTAGACCACCGTATGCGTGCTAGTGCTCAAGGATTGTTTATGACCATGGTGAATGGTGTGGGTGCCTATTTTGGGGCGATATTGAGCGGATTGGTCGTTGACTACTTTAGTGTGGATGGCGTGAAGGATTGGCAGTCAATCTGGCTGGTGTTCTCGTCCTACACCGTAATATTGGCCGTGATCTTCTACTTCTCTTTCCATTATAAGCACCAGCGTGAGAAACCGTTGGAAATGGCAAAAGCGGGTTAA
- the pyrE gene encoding orotate phosphoribosyltransferase, with product MKAYQRDFIELAMKKQVLKFGEFTLKSGRKSPYFFNAGLFNTGRDLALVGRFYAQALKESAIECDVIFGPAYKGIPIATTTAVALAEHHNIDMPYCFNRKEAKDHGEGGTLVGSPLQGRVVVVDDVITAGTAIRESMEIIKQQKATLSGVLLCLDRQEKGKGEISAVQEVERDYGCKVYSIITMSDLITYLAEKEDMQQHLAAMKAYREQYGI from the coding sequence ATGAAAGCCTATCAGCGCGATTTTATTGAACTTGCCATGAAAAAACAGGTACTGAAATTTGGTGAGTTTACGCTGAAATCAGGTCGTAAGAGTCCCTATTTCTTTAATGCGGGGCTGTTTAATACAGGGCGTGACTTGGCTCTTGTCGGTCGTTTTTATGCACAAGCGTTAAAAGAAAGTGCCATTGAGTGTGATGTGATTTTTGGTCCAGCCTATAAAGGTATTCCGATTGCGACCACAACCGCAGTCGCATTGGCAGAACATCACAATATCGATATGCCATACTGCTTTAATCGTAAAGAAGCGAAAGACCACGGGGAAGGCGGTACATTAGTGGGTAGCCCACTGCAAGGACGTGTTGTGGTTGTCGATGATGTGATTACGGCAGGTACGGCAATTCGTGAGTCGATGGAAATCATCAAACAGCAGAAAGCAACGTTGAGTGGCGTGTTGCTGTGTTTAGATCGTCAAGAAAAAGGGAAAGGTGAAATTTCTGCGGTACAGGAAGTGGAACGTGACTATGGATGTAAAGTGTATTCGATCATCACAATGAGCGATTTAATTACATATTTAGCGGAAAAAGAAGATATGCAACAGCATCTTGCTGCGATGAAAGCGTATCGTGAGCAGTATGGAATTTAA
- a CDS encoding YicC/YloC family endoribonuclease produces the protein MIRSMTAFARRDIKGEWGNAAWELRSVNQRYLETYIRLPEQFRSLEPVIRERLRSRLTRGKVECNLRFDLDSAHRGELLLNEDLARQLISAANWVKNYSHEGEINPLEILRWPGVMSAGEQDLDAISEQLMAGLDETIDAFIQSREAEGAALHSLIEQRLDGVLVEVAKVRQHMPEILQWQRDRLQSKLDEAQIQVDNNRLEQELILLAQRVDVAEELDRLEAHVKETRNILKKKEASGRRLDFMMQEFNRESNTLASKSINSEVTNSAVELKVLIEQMREQIQNIE, from the coding sequence ATGATCCGTAGTATGACTGCTTTTGCCCGCCGTGATATCAAGGGTGAATGGGGGAATGCGGCTTGGGAGCTGCGTTCCGTAAACCAGCGTTATTTAGAAACCTATATCCGTTTACCCGAGCAATTTCGCAGCTTAGAGCCAGTTATCCGTGAACGCCTTCGTTCCCGTCTAACACGTGGTAAAGTCGAATGTAACCTACGTTTTGACTTAGATAGTGCTCACCGTGGTGAGTTACTGCTCAATGAAGATTTAGCTCGCCAGCTGATTAGCGCAGCGAACTGGGTAAAAAATTACAGCCATGAAGGTGAGATTAATCCGTTAGAAATCTTACGTTGGCCAGGAGTGATGTCCGCGGGTGAACAAGATTTAGACGCGATTAGTGAACAACTAATGGCAGGCTTAGATGAAACTATCGATGCCTTTATCCAAAGCCGTGAAGCAGAAGGTGCAGCGCTGCATAGCCTTATCGAGCAACGTCTGGATGGTGTTTTGGTTGAAGTTGCCAAAGTTCGCCAACATATGCCTGAAATCCTGCAATGGCAACGTGACCGCCTGCAAAGCAAATTAGACGAAGCTCAAATTCAAGTGGATAACAACCGCTTAGAGCAAGAGCTTATTTTGCTGGCTCAGCGTGTTGATGTCGCCGAAGAGTTAGACCGACTAGAAGCTCACGTCAAAGAGACGCGCAATATCCTGAAGAAAAAAGAAGCCAGCGGTCGTCGTCTTGATTTCATGATGCAAGAATTTAACCGTGAATCAAATACTCTTGCCTCTAAATCTATTAATAGTGAAGTGACTAACTCTGCTGTTGAACTCAAAGTGCTGATTGAGCAAATGCGCGAACAGATTCAGAACATCGAATAA
- the slmA gene encoding nucleoid occlusion factor SlmA encodes MAENTIQKRNRRDEILQALALMLESSDGSQRITTAKLAATVGVSEAALYRHFPSKMKMFDSLIEFIEDSLVSRINLILTDEKDTLVRIKLVLALILGFSEKNPGLTRIMTGHALMFEQDRLQGRINQLFERIESQLRQVLKEKKIRDGQGFIHDESLLASQLLAFCEGMLSRFVRSEFRYRPTVEFEARWPLILAQLQ; translated from the coding sequence ATGGCAGAGAATACAATACAAAAACGTAACAGACGTGATGAGATTTTGCAGGCTCTTGCGTTAATGTTAGAAAGTAGCGATGGCAGCCAGCGTATTACAACGGCAAAACTCGCTGCAACAGTTGGTGTTTCAGAAGCTGCGCTATATCGTCATTTTCCAAGCAAAATGAAGATGTTCGACAGCTTAATTGAATTTATTGAAGATTCACTTGTTTCCCGCATCAACCTGATTTTAACGGACGAAAAAGATACACTTGTCCGAATTAAACTGGTTTTAGCGCTAATTTTAGGTTTCTCAGAGAAAAACCCTGGATTAACGCGTATAATGACGGGTCATGCGCTAATGTTCGAGCAAGATAGGCTGCAAGGGCGCATTAACCAATTATTCGAACGTATCGAATCACAGCTGCGACAAGTATTAAAAGAGAAAAAAATTCGTGATGGACAAGGCTTTATCCATGACGAATCACTATTAGCTTCTCAACTATTAGCCTTCTGTGAAGGTATGCTGTCCCGCTTCGTACGTTCTGAGTTTCGTTACCGTCCAACGGTAGAGTTCGAAGCTCGCTGGCCTTTAATTTTGGCTCAGTTACAATAA